Genomic segment of Streptomyces sp. NBC_01210:
CTGGTGACGGGCGAAGGCGTGGTCGGTCAGGGCTTGGGCGTGTTTCCGGAAGTCCCGCCGCCCGCAGCACGCCCCAGGGGCTACTGACCGACCACTGCCGCCACGGCGACGATCGCGAACATCAGCACAAGCACACCGGCCATGATCTGGTTTCTGGTCTTGGGATTCACGGAACGAGGTTAACTCGCCCGTTCGGGTGGACTTGACCCCGTCCCGCCTCCCAGCGGCCAACTGCCCACCGTCTCGTACCGCGGCTGCTCGCCCCGTACGCCGCTGACCGGCAGATTGCTGCGTACGAGCGCGAGCTCGGCCACCTCCCAGGGCGTGCCCTCGAAGGTGTCCAGCCCCTCGACGTACGGACGCAGATCGGCCTCGTCGCGGCTGCGGGCGATCGTGAGGTGGGCCTGATAGCGGCGGTGCTCCTCCATGCCGATCCCGGCCCGCCGCGCCGCAGCGTCGGCGCGTTCCGCGAGCAGGCGCATCTCCTCCAGGCCGCCGGCGGCCCCGACCCACAGGGCCCGCTGCCCGAACCGCCCGCCGCCGTGGAGGCGCAGGGCGAACGGGTGGGTCCTGCGGGCGGCCCGCCCGAGCCGCTCGTGCAGCTCGGGCAGCAGCGCGTCCTCCACCTCGCCCATGAAGGCGAGCGTGAAGTGCCAGCCTTCCCGGCCGGTCCAGCGCAGCCGGTCCGCGGCGGGGAGGGACCTCAACCGGTCGACGGCGAGAGCGAGTTCGCCGACTGCCGGGGCGGGCGGCAGTACGGCGGCGAAGAGTCTCATGACCCGAGTCTGTCAGCCCCGACGGTCCGGGTCGGACAGCCCGACGGGTTCCGGTCAGGCCGCCCGACAGGTCCCGGGCAGGCAGTCCGACGGCCCCGGGCAGGCCGCCCGACAGGTCCTGGTCAGGCGGCTGTCGCCAGCTGCTCCCTCGGTACGAACTCCAGATGCCGGCGCCCCGGCCGCAGATCTATTTTGAGGCGCAGCCCGCCCACACGGGCGAGCATCACGCCGACTCCGATCGCGGCGACCAGCGCCACCGTGCCGCCCGCCGCGAAGCCGATCCGCGGTCCGTATGTGTCGGTGACCCAGCCGACCAGGGGCGCGCCCAGTGGCGTACCGCCCACGAAGACCATCATGAACAGGCTCATCACGCGCCCTCGCATGGCGGGTTCCGTCGCCATCTGGATGCTGGAGTTGGCCGTGACGTTGACCGTGAGGCCGAACATCCCGATCGGCACCATCAGCACCGCGAAGATCCAGAACCGCGGCGCGAACGCGGTCACGATCTCAAGGACACCGAAGAGCACGGCCGCGCCCACCAGCACCCGCAGCCGCGAGGCGCGGCGCCGGGCCGCGAGCAGCGCGCCCGCCAGGGAGCCGGCCGCCATCAGGGTGTTGAGCAGGCCGTACGTACTCGCACCGGAGTGGTAGACGTTGTTGACGAAGGCCGAGAGCCAGATCGGGAAGTTGAAGCCGAAGGTGCCGATGAAGCCGACGAGGACGATCGGCCAGATGAGTTCGGGCCGGCCCGCGACGTACTTCAGTCCTTCCCGCAGCTGGCCCTTGCCGCGCGGCGCGCGCTCGACCTTGTGCAGCTCGCTGTTGCGCATCAGCAGCAGGCCCGCGATG
This window contains:
- a CDS encoding MFS transporter; translation: MSPGPGADSAPAPAPTTMFSSLKIRNYRLFATGQVVSNTGTWMQRIAQDWLVLTLTGSASAVGITIALQFLPMLLFGLYGGVLADRLPKRRLLLATQFAMGLTGLALAVLTLSGHVQVWHVYLTAFVIGLVTVVDNPARQSFVAEMVGPEQLGNAVSLNSANFQSARLVGPAVAGVLITAVGSGYAFLLNGLSFIAPIAGLLLMRNSELHKVERAPRGKGQLREGLKYVAGRPELIWPIVLVGFIGTFGFNFPIWLSAFVNNVYHSGASTYGLLNTLMAAGSLAGALLAARRRASRLRVLVGAAVLFGVLEIVTAFAPRFWIFAVLMVPIGMFGLTVNVTANSSIQMATEPAMRGRVMSLFMMVFVGGTPLGAPLVGWVTDTYGPRIGFAAGGTVALVAAIGVGVMLARVGGLRLKIDLRPGRRHLEFVPREQLATAA
- the thpR gene encoding RNA 2',3'-cyclic phosphodiesterase; translation: MRLFAAVLPPAPAVGELALAVDRLRSLPAADRLRWTGREGWHFTLAFMGEVEDALLPELHERLGRAARRTHPFALRLHGGGRFGQRALWVGAAGGLEEMRLLAERADAAARRAGIGMEEHRRYQAHLTIARSRDEADLRPYVEGLDTFEGTPWEVAELALVRSNLPVSGVRGEQPRYETVGSWPLGGGTGSSPPERAS